The following is a genomic window from Streptomyces lincolnensis.
TATCCCGCGGTGTCCGTGCTGACGCCCACGCACCGCCGGGAACCCGAGAGCACCCAGGACCGGGTCCGGCTGCGCAATGTGGTGGCCGAGGCCAAACGGCAGCTGGAGGCCGATCCGGCGGTTCCCCGGGAGCGGCGCGCCGACGTCGCCCGGCAGCTCGACGCGGCCCTCACCGAGATCGACCTGGCCCACGCCGAGGACGGTCTGGTGATCTTCGCCGCTCCAGGTGAGCACCAGGTGTGGTCGCTGGCCCGGCCCGTACCCGAGCGCGTGGTGCTCTCGGACACCTTCCTCACCCGCAATCTGGTCTCCGCGCAGGCCGCCGAACGCCCCTTCTGGGTGCTGTCGGTCTCCGCCGACCGCGTCGCCCTGTGGAGCGGAGGCGTCGACCGGGTCACCGAGCACCGCGCCGGCGGCTTCCCCATGACCCGCAGCCGCGACAACTTCGACGCCGAGCGCCAGGAGCGGATCGGCGACCTGCCCAGCACCTTCCGGGACGAGGGCACCCGCCACTTCCTGCGCGACGCGGACACCGCGATGGGCAGGATCCTGCGCGCCGACGCGCGCCCGCTGTACGTCACCGGCGAGACGGCCGCCTTGTCCCTCCTGGACGAGGTCGGCGGTGTCACCAAGGAGGCCCTCCACGTGTCGCACGGAGGTCTGGCGCACGGCACCCCCGAGGCCGTGTGGCAGGCGGTCCGCCCCCTGGTCGCCGCCGAGGCGCGCAGGAACACGGACTC
Proteins encoded in this region:
- a CDS encoding chemotaxis protein, yielding MEHALSPATLSELRRPRPYPAVSVLTPTHRREPESTQDRVRLRNVVAEAKRQLEADPAVPRERRADVARQLDAALTEIDLAHAEDGLVIFAAPGEHQVWSLARPVPERVVLSDTFLTRNLVSAQAAERPFWVLSVSADRVALWSGGVDRVTEHRAGGFPMTRSRDNFDAERQERIGDLPSTFRDEGTRHFLRDADTAMGRILRADARPLYVTGETAALSLLDEVGGVTKEALHVSHGGLAHGTPEAVWQAVRPLVAAEARRNTDSVARELETARGRRAFAAGVDEVWQNAREGRVRLLAVEENYRVTVRDTGGDHLAPAASGDLDAREDIVDEIVEQCLETGAEVRFVPDGALGDADGIAGILRY